From the genome of Blastocatellia bacterium, one region includes:
- a CDS encoding ATP-binding protein, which translates to MTEPLSDSLIDAESPEATAAQAASVVQHHLAAEIKKRQQSPAARATRNLIAARSLRPRLDRRLLLMSLAAGFPAVLVAMLLLWSGGYTAKVQWTLTVVIVGFWLGFSFALKDRVVYPLQTLSNLLAALREGDFSIRARGASVDDALGEAMMEVNSLGQILREQRLGALEATALLKTVMHEIDVAVFAFDHEQRLRLVNRSGERLLDMAGERAIGRNAEELGLAECLTGDEVRTMQMTFTGGAGRYDVRRSTFRERGVPHQLLVLSDLSRALREEERQAWQRLVRVLGHELNNSLAPIKSIAGSLESLVARERPPDDWKEDMQRGLSVISSRAASLSRFMDAYARLARLPSPKLQPLSIGPLVERIASLVTRLHVKVIAGPEMVINADGDQLEQLFINLLRNAVDAAMETGGGVQIGWRRTNGNLEVAVADEGPGLSNTANLFVPFFTTKPGGSGIGLVLSRQIAEAHGGTLALENRQDRRGCVARLRLPL; encoded by the coding sequence ATGACGGAGCCGCTCAGCGACAGCCTGATTGACGCCGAATCGCCGGAAGCCACGGCGGCGCAGGCAGCCTCCGTCGTGCAGCACCATCTCGCCGCTGAAATCAAGAAACGTCAGCAATCGCCGGCAGCGCGGGCGACCCGAAACCTGATCGCGGCGCGCAGCCTGCGCCCGCGACTCGACCGGCGATTACTGCTCATGTCGCTGGCCGCGGGGTTCCCCGCGGTGCTGGTGGCGATGCTGCTGCTCTGGTCGGGCGGTTACACGGCGAAAGTGCAGTGGACGTTGACGGTGGTGATCGTCGGCTTCTGGCTGGGGTTTTCGTTCGCGCTCAAAGACCGTGTCGTCTATCCGCTGCAAACCCTGTCAAACCTGCTGGCGGCTCTGCGCGAAGGCGACTTTTCGATCCGCGCTCGCGGCGCTTCGGTTGACGACGCGCTCGGCGAAGCGATGATGGAAGTCAATTCGCTCGGGCAGATTCTTCGCGAGCAGCGGCTCGGCGCCCTCGAAGCGACCGCGTTGCTCAAGACCGTCATGCACGAGATTGACGTCGCGGTATTCGCCTTCGACCACGAACAGCGACTGCGGCTGGTCAATCGCTCCGGCGAACGCTTGCTCGACATGGCGGGCGAGCGAGCGATTGGCCGAAATGCGGAAGAGCTCGGGCTAGCCGAATGTCTGACCGGCGACGAGGTGCGCACCATGCAGATGACCTTCACCGGCGGCGCGGGCCGCTATGACGTGCGCCGCAGCACATTCCGTGAGCGTGGCGTGCCGCACCAGTTGCTGGTGCTTTCCGATCTCAGCCGGGCGTTGCGCGAGGAAGAACGACAGGCATGGCAACGCCTTGTGCGCGTTCTCGGCCATGAGCTAAACAATTCGCTGGCGCCGATCAAATCGATTGCCGGCAGCCTGGAAAGCCTGGTCGCTCGCGAACGCCCGCCCGATGATTGGAAAGAAGATATGCAGCGCGGCCTGAGCGTCATCTCGTCGCGCGCCGCATCGCTCAGCCGCTTCATGGATGCTTACGCGCGGCTTGCTCGTCTGCCATCGCCGAAGTTGCAACCCTTGAGCATCGGCCCTCTAGTCGAGCGCATCGCCAGTCTGGTTACGCGTCTGCACGTCAAGGTGATTGCCGGGCCTGAGATGGTGATTAATGCCGACGGCGATCAGCTCGAACAGTTGTTCATTAACCTGCTGCGCAACGCCGTGGACGCGGCGATGGAGACAGGCGGCGGCGTGCAGATTGGCTGGCGCAGGACGAACGGTAATCTTGAAGTCGCGGTGGCCGACGAAGGCCCCGGCCTGTCGAACACAGCGAATCTCTTTGTGCCCTTCTTCACGACGAAGCCCGGCGGGTCGGGCATCGGCCTTGTCTTGAGCCGGCAGATTGCCGAAGCGCACGGCGGCACGCTGGCGCTCGAAAATCGCCAGGACCGGCGCGGCTGCGTGGCACGCCTGCGGCTGCCGCTTTAA
- a CDS encoding sigma-54 dependent transcriptional regulator: MKTSDSTVPRLLIADDQPDVLEALRLLLKGEGYKIETANAPAQIISAIEERDYDVVLMDLNYARDTTSGQEGLDLLSRIQKVDSDLPVIVMTAWGSVDVAVEAMRRGARDFVQKPWENARVLSIVKTQVELGQALRKGVRLEAENQLLRNDRKPRMIADSAVMQPVLDIIQRVGPSDANVLITGENGTGKGLVAQMLHAVSPRAGKPLVTVNLGGIAEGVFESELFGHIKGAFTDAKNDRVGRFELAEGGTLFLDEIANLPIKHQPKLLRVLETGEFERVGSSKTRRANVRIVSATNANLDEEVAQGRFRQDLLFRLNTVEIPLPPLRDRREDVPLLARFFLSQHAQRYRKNMEGFSEAAMQALLRYAWPGNVREMDHAIERAVLMSLGAVIEARDLGLQSGKEAARRLEDMSLEEVEGFLIQRTLAQCDGNVSRAAEKLGLSRSALYRRLQRFGL, translated from the coding sequence ATGAAAACTTCGGACTCCACTGTGCCGCGCCTCCTGATTGCTGACGATCAGCCCGACGTGCTCGAAGCCCTCAGGCTGTTGCTCAAGGGCGAAGGCTACAAGATCGAAACCGCCAATGCGCCGGCGCAGATCATCAGCGCCATCGAGGAGCGCGACTATGACGTCGTGCTGATGGATTTGAATTACGCGCGCGACACTACCTCCGGGCAGGAAGGGCTCGACCTTTTGTCGCGCATTCAGAAGGTCGACAGCGACCTGCCGGTGATCGTCATGACGGCCTGGGGCAGCGTTGATGTCGCCGTCGAAGCCATGCGGCGCGGGGCGCGCGATTTCGTGCAAAAGCCCTGGGAAAACGCCCGCGTCTTGAGCATTGTCAAAACCCAGGTTGAGCTGGGCCAGGCGCTTCGCAAAGGCGTGCGGCTCGAAGCCGAAAACCAGTTGCTACGCAATGACCGCAAGCCGCGGATGATCGCTGATTCTGCCGTCATGCAGCCGGTGCTAGACATCATCCAGCGCGTCGGCCCGTCCGACGCTAACGTTTTGATCACCGGCGAAAACGGCACCGGCAAAGGGCTGGTCGCACAGATGCTACACGCCGTCTCGCCGCGCGCCGGCAAGCCTCTGGTGACGGTCAATCTCGGCGGCATCGCCGAAGGCGTCTTCGAGAGCGAGCTTTTCGGCCACATCAAGGGCGCATTCACCGACGCCAAGAATGACCGCGTCGGTCGCTTCGAGCTTGCTGAAGGCGGCACGCTATTCCTTGACGAGATCGCCAACCTGCCCATCAAGCACCAGCCCAAACTGCTGCGCGTGCTTGAGACCGGCGAGTTCGAGCGCGTCGGCTCATCGAAGACGCGCCGCGCCAACGTCCGCATCGTTTCGGCGACCAATGCCAACCTCGATGAAGAGGTGGCGCAGGGGCGCTTCCGCCAGGACTTGCTCTTTCGCCTGAACACGGTCGAAATTCCCCTGCCTCCCTTGCGCGACCGCCGTGAAGACGTGCCGCTGCTGGCCCGGTTTTTCCTCAGCCAGCACGCGCAGCGTTACCGCAAAAACATGGAAGGTTTCAGCGAGGCGGCGATGCAAGCCTTGCTCAGGTACGCGTGGCCGGGCAACGTCCGCGAGATGGATCACGCAATCGAGCGCGCCGTCTTGATGTCGCTGGGGGCGGTCATCGAAGCGCGTGACCTGGGCTTGCAATCCGGCAAAGAGGCGGCCCGCCGGCTTGAAGATATGAGTCTCGAAGAGGTCGAAGGGTTCCTGATTCAACGAACCCTGGCGCAGTGTGATGGCAACGTCAGCCGCGCCGCCGAAAAACTCGGCCTGAGCCGCAGCGCCCTGTACCGCCGTTTGCAGCGCTTCGGCTTGTGA
- a CDS encoding ABC transporter ATP-binding protein, giving the protein MSSSDSPLIRLEGVTKVFLTDEVETHALSGVHMEIKKGEYISIAGPSGCGKSTLLSILGLLDSPSDGVYQLNNRSVSDLPLSERARIRNREVGFIFQSFNLIGDLNVYENVELPLTYRGLKAAERKKRVMDALERVGMAHRAKHLPSQLSGGQQQRVAVARAVAGDPLILLADEPTGNLDSTNGEAVMDLMRELHQQGATICMVTHDPRYAKHSDRQIHLFDGRVVDEEHEPKAEHELKESGFEIA; this is encoded by the coding sequence ATGTCTTCATCCGACTCACCGTTGATTCGACTCGAAGGCGTCACGAAGGTCTTTCTCACTGACGAAGTGGAAACGCACGCGCTGTCGGGCGTTCACATGGAGATCAAGAAGGGCGAATATATTTCCATCGCCGGGCCATCGGGATGCGGCAAATCCACTTTGCTATCGATTCTCGGCCTGCTCGATTCGCCCTCGGACGGCGTCTATCAGCTCAACAACCGCTCGGTCTCTGACCTGCCGCTTTCGGAACGCGCCCGCATTCGCAACCGTGAAGTCGGCTTCATCTTCCAGAGTTTTAACCTGATCGGCGACCTGAACGTTTACGAGAACGTCGAGCTGCCGCTCACCTACCGCGGCTTGAAGGCCGCCGAGCGCAAGAAGCGCGTCATGGATGCGCTTGAGCGCGTCGGCATGGCGCACCGCGCCAAGCACCTGCCCAGCCAGCTCTCCGGCGGTCAGCAGCAGCGCGTCGCCGTCGCCCGCGCCGTCGCCGGCGATCCGCTCATCCTGCTCGCGGACGAGCCGACCGGAAACCTCGACTCGACCAACGGCGAAGCGGTCATGGATTTGATGCGCGAGCTGCACCAGCAGGGCGCGACCATCTGCATGGTGACGCACGACCCGCGCTATGCCAAGCACTCGGATCGTCAGATTCATCTCTTCGACGGTCGCGTGGTTGACGAAGAGCACGAGCCGAAAGCCGAGCACGAGTTGAAGGAAAGCGGTTTTGAAATCGCTTAG
- a CDS encoding ABC transporter ATP-binding protein, whose amino-acid sequence MISLHNIEKFYETGIGKTFVLRRITFDIKPGDFVSIMGPSGAGKSTLLHILGMHDSSWTGEFFFDDQPVHKLDRNKRMNLRNRNIGFVFQNYHLLDHMTVYENLEIPLSYRDIKKSERESIVCDVLDRFQIVGKRNLYPTQLSGGQQQLVGIARAIVHNPRLILADEPTGNLHSEQGKEIMELFKRLNDQGTTIIQVTHSEFNASYGSRIIHLRDGWVVND is encoded by the coding sequence ATGATCAGCTTGCATAACATCGAAAAATTCTATGAAACGGGCATCGGCAAGACGTTTGTGCTGCGGCGCATCACGTTTGATATCAAGCCGGGCGATTTCGTTTCGATCATGGGGCCTTCGGGCGCCGGCAAGTCAACGCTGCTGCACATTCTCGGCATGCACGACAGCTCGTGGACGGGCGAGTTCTTTTTTGACGACCAGCCGGTGCATAAGCTCGACCGCAATAAGCGCATGAACCTGCGCAATCGCAACATCGGATTCGTCTTTCAGAATTATCATCTGCTCGATCACATGACGGTCTACGAGAATCTTGAGATTCCGCTGTCGTACCGGGACATCAAGAAGAGCGAGCGCGAATCAATTGTCTGCGACGTGCTCGACCGTTTCCAGATCGTCGGCAAGCGCAATCTCTATCCGACGCAGCTATCGGGCGGCCAGCAGCAACTGGTTGGCATCGCCCGCGCAATCGTTCATAACCCGCGATTGATTCTCGCTGACGAGCCGACGGGCAACCTGCATTCCGAGCAGGGCAAAGAGATCATGGAATTATTCAAGCGCCTCAACGACCAGGGCACGACGATCATTCAGGTGACGCACTCGGAGTTCAACGCCTCGTACGGCAGCCGCATCATCCACTTGCGGGATGGCTGGGTCGTCAACGATTGA
- a CDS encoding HlyD family efflux transporter periplasmic adaptor subunit, with amino-acid sequence MGMDVPRTGAKKKKQLKKILYGAVLIVVIGSVTYGVSRLKPAAPSVDGSTLYKGTVTRGTFVRQVRGLGTLVPEEVRYVPAINAGRVEKRFLQQGAVVKADTVLVELSNPELSQALADAESQFRASGANLNTLKAQVGRQIIDQQSTLFQVRSDYKKAKMQYEVNKELGSKGLKSDLEVKLSEIAASDLENRVKIEEQRLAATSEEVKARLSAEDERVRQLKEAVDLKRRQVESLKVRAGIDGVLQLLQVEVGQQVTIGQNIARVADPSRLKAELRIAETQTRDIAFGQPVQVDTRNGIIPGKVSRIDASAQNGTIGVDVILEGELPKGARSDMSVDGTIELEKLDNVLYVSRPVHGQDNATIGLFKLTPDGKGATRVQVRLGKSSVSSIEILDGLKEGDIVILSDTSQWDNNSEIRLT; translated from the coding sequence ATGGGCATGGACGTTCCACGGACTGGCGCAAAGAAGAAGAAGCAGCTCAAGAAGATTCTTTACGGAGCTGTCTTGATCGTGGTGATTGGCTCGGTGACTTACGGCGTTTCGCGCCTCAAGCCCGCCGCCCCGTCGGTTGATGGCAGCACGCTTTACAAAGGCACAGTGACGCGCGGCACTTTCGTCCGCCAGGTGCGTGGATTGGGCACGCTGGTTCCCGAAGAAGTGCGCTACGTGCCGGCGATCAATGCCGGTCGCGTCGAGAAGCGCTTCCTGCAACAGGGCGCGGTGGTTAAAGCCGACACCGTTCTCGTCGAGCTGTCGAACCCCGAGCTCTCGCAGGCCCTGGCCGACGCCGAATCACAATTTCGCGCCTCTGGCGCCAACCTGAATACGCTCAAGGCGCAGGTCGGCAGGCAGATCATCGATCAGCAGTCCACCCTGTTTCAAGTGCGCTCGGATTATAAGAAAGCCAAGATGCAGTACGAGGTGAACAAAGAACTCGGCAGCAAGGGCCTGAAATCCGATCTCGAAGTGAAGCTCTCGGAGATCGCCGCATCCGACCTCGAAAATCGCGTCAAGATCGAAGAGCAGCGGCTCGCGGCCACCTCGGAAGAAGTGAAAGCCCGGCTCTCCGCCGAAGACGAGCGCGTGCGCCAGCTCAAAGAGGCCGTTGACCTCAAGCGCCGCCAGGTCGAATCATTAAAGGTGCGCGCAGGCATTGACGGCGTCCTGCAACTGCTTCAGGTCGAAGTCGGTCAGCAGGTGACGATTGGCCAGAACATCGCCCGCGTCGCCGATCCCAGCCGCCTGAAAGCCGAGCTGCGGATCGCTGAAACCCAGACGCGCGACATCGCCTTCGGCCAGCCCGTACAGGTCGACACGCGCAACGGCATCATCCCCGGCAAGGTCTCGCGCATTGACGCCTCGGCGCAAAACGGCACCATCGGCGTTGACGTGATCTTGGAAGGCGAGCTGCCCAAGGGGGCGCGCTCGGACATGAGCGTTGACGGCACGATTGAGCTGGAAAAGCTCGACAACGTCCTTTACGTCAGCCGCCCGGTTCACGGCCAGGATAATGCGACCATCGGCTTGTTCAAGCTGACGCCGGATGGCAAGGGCGCGACCCGCGTGCAGGTGCGCCTGGGCAAGAGCTCTGTCAGCTCGATTGAAATCCTCGACGGTCTGAAAGAAGGCGACATCGTCATTCTTTCCGACACCTCGCAATGGGATAACAACTCGGAAATCCGTTTGACGTAA